The Sphingosinithalassobacter sp. CS137 genome includes a region encoding these proteins:
- a CDS encoding OmpA family protein, with amino-acid sequence MRLIPQLLTASALAAMTVTAACVTDPVTGERRISKAAIGGVGGALGGYLLGDLVGGRRDRTEKIIGAGIGGIAGAAVGNYMDRQEQELRRRTAGTDVDVIRQGDELILNMPSGITFGYDSATVQPQFRPTLDQVADVLSQYEQTYVDVYGHTDSTGSDAYNQTLSERRARSVADYLTSNGVNSARIATRGFGETQPIASNDTEEGRAENRRVEIKIVPVQESYTN; translated from the coding sequence ATGCGCTTGATACCCCAGCTTCTCACTGCCTCGGCACTGGCCGCGATGACCGTGACCGCCGCCTGCGTCACCGACCCGGTGACCGGCGAGCGCCGGATTTCCAAGGCCGCGATCGGCGGCGTCGGCGGCGCGCTGGGCGGCTATCTGCTCGGCGATCTCGTGGGCGGGCGCCGCGACCGGACCGAGAAGATCATCGGTGCGGGAATCGGCGGCATCGCCGGCGCCGCGGTCGGCAACTATATGGATCGCCAGGAGCAGGAGCTGCGCCGCCGTACCGCGGGGACCGACGTCGACGTCATCCGCCAGGGCGACGAGCTGATCCTCAACATGCCGTCGGGGATCACCTTCGGCTATGACAGCGCAACCGTGCAGCCGCAGTTCCGCCCGACGCTCGATCAGGTTGCCGATGTGCTCTCGCAATATGAGCAGACGTATGTCGATGTGTACGGCCATACCGATTCGACCGGCAGCGACGCCTACAACCAGACGCTGTCGGAGCGGCGTGCGCGTTCGGTCGCCGACTATCTCACCAGCAATGGCGTGAACTCGGCGCGAATCGCCACTCGCGGTTTCGGCGAAACCCAGCCGATCGCGTCGAACGACACCGAGGAGGGCCGTGCGGAAAATCGTCGGGTCGAGATCAAGATCGTGCCAGTGCAGGAAAGCTACACCAACTGA
- the rpmB gene encoding 50S ribosomal protein L28: MSRICELTGKGRQVGHNVSHANNKTKRTFLPNLQNVTLMSDALGRSVRLRVSTHGLRSVEHVGGLDNWLLKTRDDDLSLRARRLKRDVRKAVAGTSAAA, encoded by the coding sequence ATGTCGCGCATCTGCGAACTCACCGGCAAGGGCCGGCAGGTGGGACACAATGTTTCCCACGCCAATAACAAGACCAAGCGCACCTTTCTGCCCAACCTGCAGAACGTCACGCTGATGTCCGACGCGCTGGGCCGCAGCGTCCGCCTGCGCGTTTCGACGCACGGGCTGCGTTCGGTCGAGCATGTCGGCGGTCTCGACAACTGGCTGCTCAAGACCCGTGACGACGATCTCTCGCTGCGCGCCCGCCGCCTGAAGCGCGACGTGCGCAAGGCCGTCGCCGGCACGTCCGCAGCGGCCTGA
- a CDS encoding xanthine dehydrogenase family protein molybdopterin-binding subunit: protein MAVDERASKGPSRRTILIGGGLGLGLVVTWAVWPRTYMPNLTAEPGETIFGAWLKIGTDGHVTVVVPQTELGQGVYTGLPQILADELGADWNSVGVEAAPLNPLYANPLASVTLFETSLGALPEGLQRTHATRNALVLTGASSSVRTFEDQLRLAGASARVLLCKAAARRWGVDWQACGTADGYVVRGNARLPFGALAAEAADESLPDPVPLRSGEGSRLYGAAVPRLDVPAKVDGSVNYAADIRLPDMVFASVRQAPPGTGELTGLDERAANRVRGMLAVVRADRWVAAVADNWWAADRALEAMRPRFAIEGEVLNSDSIEEALTQALEGDGVRIASQGDLAATFRDARVVTGEYRVGLAVHAAVEPMTATAAFRDGRLTLWAPAQAPGLTRAAAARAAGLSEERVTLHPVMAGGSFGARLEHQVATQVAVIAKQLERPVQLTWSRAEDLRQDRFRPAAAARMAGRIENGSVTGWLAKIAAPATSRELADRLLGSDPFIAASLAIPTGRDPSAVAGAVPPYAIPAYAVDHHPAELRVPTGHWRSAAHSYTAFFTECFLDELAHVAGVEAHSFRMAMLREQPRLARCLTTVAQLGGWRGGVQGSGQGIACHAFRGSYIAVLAEARLGRDRKVRVDRLVAAVDCGQIVNPDLVRQQIEGGLIFGMSAAVGASTEISDNLPTHQRIGQLNLPRLADTPEIMVELIRSGSDPGGVGEIAVPPVAPAIANALQASTGVRFRRLPLLSELE, encoded by the coding sequence ATGGCGGTGGACGAACGCGCGAGCAAAGGACCCAGCAGGCGCACGATTCTGATCGGCGGCGGCCTGGGGCTCGGGCTGGTGGTCACCTGGGCAGTATGGCCCCGCACCTATATGCCGAACCTGACGGCCGAGCCGGGCGAGACGATCTTCGGCGCCTGGCTGAAGATCGGGACCGACGGCCATGTCACCGTCGTCGTGCCGCAGACCGAGCTGGGGCAAGGCGTCTATACCGGGCTCCCGCAGATCCTGGCCGACGAGCTTGGCGCCGACTGGAACAGCGTGGGCGTCGAAGCCGCGCCGCTCAATCCGCTCTATGCCAATCCGCTCGCTTCGGTGACGCTGTTCGAGACGAGCCTCGGCGCGCTGCCCGAGGGGCTCCAGCGGACGCATGCCACCCGCAACGCACTGGTCCTCACGGGCGCCTCTTCCTCGGTTCGCACGTTCGAGGACCAGTTGCGCCTGGCGGGCGCCTCGGCGCGGGTCCTGCTGTGCAAGGCGGCGGCGCGGCGCTGGGGTGTCGACTGGCAGGCGTGCGGCACGGCCGACGGCTATGTCGTGCGCGGCAACGCACGACTTCCCTTCGGCGCGCTGGCGGCAGAGGCCGCCGACGAAAGCCTGCCCGATCCGGTGCCGCTGCGCTCAGGCGAGGGGAGCCGCCTCTACGGGGCTGCGGTGCCGCGGCTCGACGTGCCGGCCAAGGTGGATGGCAGCGTCAACTATGCCGCCGACATCCGCCTGCCCGACATGGTCTTCGCCTCGGTGCGCCAGGCGCCGCCGGGCACCGGAGAATTGACCGGCCTCGACGAACGCGCGGCCAATCGCGTGCGCGGAATGCTGGCCGTGGTGCGTGCCGACCGCTGGGTCGCCGCGGTCGCGGACAACTGGTGGGCAGCCGATCGCGCGCTGGAAGCGATGCGCCCCCGCTTCGCCATCGAAGGCGAGGTTCTCAACAGCGATTCGATCGAGGAAGCGCTCACCCAGGCACTGGAAGGTGACGGCGTGCGCATCGCCAGCCAGGGCGACCTCGCCGCCACCTTCCGGGACGCGCGCGTGGTGACCGGGGAATATCGCGTCGGTCTCGCGGTTCATGCCGCTGTCGAGCCGATGACCGCCACCGCGGCGTTCCGCGACGGTCGGCTAACGCTGTGGGCGCCGGCGCAGGCGCCTGGCCTGACTCGCGCCGCTGCGGCCCGCGCGGCGGGATTGAGCGAAGAGCGAGTCACGCTTCACCCGGTCATGGCGGGCGGCTCGTTCGGCGCCAGGCTTGAGCATCAGGTGGCAACGCAAGTGGCCGTGATCGCCAAGCAGCTCGAACGGCCGGTGCAGTTGACCTGGTCGCGTGCCGAGGATCTGCGGCAGGACCGCTTTCGTCCCGCCGCGGCCGCGCGCATGGCCGGGCGAATCGAAAACGGCAGCGTCACCGGCTGGCTCGCCAAGATCGCCGCCCCCGCCACGAGCCGGGAACTGGCCGATCGGCTGCTCGGCAGCGACCCCTTCATCGCCGCGTCGCTCGCCATCCCCACCGGGCGCGATCCGAGCGCCGTCGCAGGCGCCGTTCCGCCCTATGCGATCCCAGCCTATGCCGTCGATCATCATCCGGCCGAGCTGCGCGTGCCGACCGGTCATTGGCGTTCGGCGGCGCACAGCTACACGGCGTTCTTCACCGAGTGTTTCCTCGACGAACTCGCCCATGTCGCCGGAGTCGAGGCGCACAGCTTTCGCATGGCGATGCTGCGCGAGCAGCCGCGGCTGGCACGATGCCTGACAACGGTTGCTCAGCTCGGCGGCTGGCGAGGCGGCGTGCAGGGGAGCGGCCAGGGCATCGCCTGCCACGCCTTTCGCGGCAGCTACATCGCCGTGCTGGCCGAGGCGCGGCTCGGCCGCGACCGCAAGGTGCGAGTCGACCGGCTGGTGGCGGCGGTCGACTGCGGGCAAATCGTCAATCCCGATCTGGTGCGCCAGCAGATCGAAGGCGGCCTGATCTTCGGCATGTCGGCGGCAGTCGGCGCAAGCACCGAAATCAGCGATAATCTGCCGACGCACCAGCGGATCGGACAACTCAACCTGCCGCGCCTCGCCGACACCCCGGAGATCATGGTCGAGCTGATCCGCAGCGGCTCGGATCCGGGCGGTGTCGGCGAAATCGCCGTGCCGCCGGTCGCCCCGGCGATCGCCAATGCCCTTCAGGCGTCGACCGGAGTACGCTTCCGCCGCCTGCCGCTTCTTTCGGAGCTCGAATGA
- the hemH gene encoding ferrochelatase, with amino-acid sequence MTPPQDHPAIPPRRIGVLLINLGTPDAPDAPAVRRYLGEFLSDPRVVEIPPLVWQPILRGIILRTRPKQSAHAYSQVWQEEGSPLAAVTKAQAAALQGSWGPDVTVDWAMRYGNPAIGDRLRAMKEAGCERILLAPLYPQYCAATTATANDKAFAALAGMRWQPAVRTLPPYHDDPAYIGALKQSVETALAELDFTPDALIASFHGMPERTLHLGDPYHCHCRKTARLLGEAMGRELRVAFQSRFGRAKWLEPATDATLAALPGEGVRKVAILAPGFSADCLETLEELAIRGRETFLEAGGTDFTYLPCLNASDTGIAMLQTILSRELAGWTDAA; translated from the coding sequence ATGACCCCCCCCCAAGATCACCCGGCGATTCCGCCACGCCGCATCGGCGTGCTCCTCATCAATCTCGGCACGCCCGACGCGCCCGATGCGCCCGCGGTGCGCCGCTATCTGGGCGAGTTTCTGTCCGATCCCCGCGTGGTCGAGATCCCGCCGCTCGTGTGGCAGCCGATCCTGCGCGGCATCATCCTGCGCACGCGGCCGAAGCAATCGGCGCATGCCTATTCGCAGGTGTGGCAGGAGGAAGGATCGCCGCTCGCCGCTGTGACGAAGGCACAGGCCGCAGCCTTGCAGGGTAGCTGGGGCCCGGACGTCACGGTCGACTGGGCGATGCGCTACGGCAATCCGGCGATCGGAGACCGGCTGCGCGCGATGAAGGAAGCAGGCTGCGAGCGCATCCTGCTGGCGCCGCTCTATCCCCAATATTGCGCCGCGACGACGGCGACCGCGAACGACAAGGCCTTCGCGGCGCTGGCCGGAATGCGCTGGCAACCGGCAGTGCGGACGCTGCCGCCCTATCATGACGATCCCGCCTATATCGGCGCGTTGAAGCAATCGGTGGAAACGGCGCTCGCCGAACTGGATTTCACCCCGGACGCGCTCATCGCCAGCTTCCACGGCATGCCCGAGCGGACGCTGCACCTTGGCGATCCGTACCACTGCCACTGCCGCAAGACCGCGCGGCTGCTGGGCGAGGCGATGGGCCGCGAGCTTCGCGTCGCTTTCCAGTCGCGATTCGGCCGCGCAAAGTGGCTCGAGCCGGCGACCGATGCTACGCTGGCCGCGTTGCCCGGCGAAGGCGTCCGCAAGGTCGCAATCCTCGCCCCCGGCTTCTCCGCCGATTGCCTCGAGACGCTCGAGGAACTCGCCATCCGCGGCCGCGAAACCTTCCTCGAGGCGGGAGGAACCGATTTCACCTATCTGCCCTGCCTCAATGCAAGCGACACCGGGATAGCGATGTTGCAAACGATCCTGTCGCGCGAGCTTGCAGGCTGGACGGACGCCGCCTAG
- the phbB gene encoding acetoacetyl-CoA reductase, with protein sequence MARVAIVTGGTRGIGEAISLALKDQGVRVAANYAGNDEKARAFTERNGIAAFKWDVGDFAACAAGVKRVEEELGPVEILVNNAGITRDATLHKMTAEMWDEVIRINLGGCFNMAHACYPGMRSRRWGRIVNIGSINGQAGQYGQVNYAAAKSGIHGFTKALAQEGARSGVTVNAVAPGYIDTDMVAAVPPEVLEKIVAKIPVGRLGQASEIARGVAFLCSEEAGFVTGSTLSINGGQHMY encoded by the coding sequence ATGGCACGCGTAGCGATCGTCACCGGCGGAACGCGCGGCATCGGCGAAGCGATCAGCCTGGCGCTCAAGGATCAGGGCGTCCGCGTCGCAGCCAACTATGCCGGTAATGACGAGAAGGCGCGCGCCTTTACCGAACGGAACGGCATCGCCGCGTTCAAATGGGACGTGGGCGATTTCGCTGCATGCGCCGCGGGCGTGAAGCGCGTTGAGGAGGAACTCGGCCCGGTCGAGATCCTCGTCAACAATGCCGGCATCACGCGCGACGCCACGCTGCACAAGATGACCGCCGAGATGTGGGACGAAGTGATTCGCATCAATCTTGGCGGATGCTTCAACATGGCGCATGCCTGCTACCCCGGAATGCGCAGCCGGCGCTGGGGCCGCATCGTCAACATCGGCTCGATCAACGGACAGGCAGGGCAATATGGCCAGGTGAATTATGCCGCCGCGAAATCGGGCATCCATGGCTTCACCAAGGCGCTGGCCCAGGAAGGCGCGCGATCGGGCGTCACCGTCAACGCCGTGGCGCCCGGCTATATCGATACCGATATGGTCGCCGCGGTTCCCCCCGAAGTGCTGGAAAAGATCGTCGCAAAGATTCCAGTCGGCCGGCTCGGCCAGGCGAGCGAGATTGCGCGCGGCGTGGCATTCCTCTGCTCGGAGGAAGCGGGCTTCGTGACCGGATCGACGCTGTCGATCAACGGCGGCCAGCACATGTACTGA
- a CDS encoding nucleoside deaminase, with translation MRAALEAARVAGEAGEVPVGAVIVCGGEIVAGAGNAPRRLHDPTAHAEIRAIREAAARLGRERLEDCDLWVTLEPCAMCAGAIAHARIARLYFGASDPKGGAVEHGPRFFTQPTCHHRPEVYGGIGESEAAALLREFFAARRG, from the coding sequence ATGCGCGCGGCGCTCGAGGCCGCGCGCGTCGCGGGCGAGGCCGGCGAAGTGCCGGTCGGCGCCGTGATCGTCTGCGGCGGCGAGATCGTCGCCGGCGCCGGCAATGCGCCGCGCAGGTTGCACGATCCCACCGCCCACGCCGAGATTCGCGCGATTCGCGAAGCAGCGGCGCGGCTGGGGCGCGAACGACTCGAGGATTGCGACCTGTGGGTTACACTCGAGCCCTGCGCGATGTGCGCGGGCGCGATCGCCCATGCGCGAATCGCGCGGCTCTATTTCGGCGCGAGCGATCCCAAGGGCGGCGCGGTGGAACATGGCCCGCGCTTCTTCACGCAGCCCACCTGCCACCACCGGCCGGAAGTCTATGGCGGCATCGGCGAGAGCGAGGCCGCCGCGCTGCTTCGGGAATTCTTTGCCGCGCGACGCGGCTGA
- a CDS encoding esterase-like activity of phytase family protein, whose amino-acid sequence MRIFLSILLLILLVPGYSGEAPLRRPSGTPSLRATPVALFPLAPHERQLGPLTYLGGLRLASGDPAFGGFSALAVEGDRFTLLSDGGNFLRFRLGADWQPRDVEAGSLPDGPGTGWSKEDRDSESVAIDSASGRIWVGFERDNAIWRYAPGFARAERRARPREMSDWSLNRGAEAMARLADGSFLVFAEDVVESDASLHPALWFRSDPTEPPRRGFAFRFRAPPGYRPVAAAELPSGDILVLTRAVSIARGFTAKLVVVPRAAIRSGATVGGRTLATFAPPALHDNFEALAVTREGGATILWIASDDNESLFQQTLLLKFRLDANAAPER is encoded by the coding sequence GTGCGTATCTTCCTGTCGATCCTTCTCCTGATCCTGCTCGTCCCGGGCTATTCCGGTGAAGCGCCGCTGCGGCGGCCCTCCGGCACTCCCAGCCTGAGAGCCACGCCCGTCGCGCTGTTTCCGCTGGCGCCGCACGAGCGGCAGCTGGGGCCGCTCACCTATCTTGGCGGGCTGCGACTGGCGAGCGGCGATCCGGCTTTCGGCGGCTTCTCCGCGCTCGCGGTGGAGGGCGACCGGTTCACGCTGCTGAGCGACGGCGGCAACTTCCTCCGCTTCCGGTTGGGCGCCGACTGGCAGCCGCGCGACGTCGAGGCCGGATCGCTGCCCGACGGCCCCGGCACCGGCTGGTCCAAGGAGGATCGCGACAGCGAATCGGTGGCGATCGACTCCGCGAGCGGCCGGATCTGGGTCGGATTCGAGCGGGACAATGCGATCTGGCGCTATGCCCCGGGCTTCGCGCGCGCCGAACGCCGGGCGAGGCCGCGCGAAATGTCCGACTGGTCGCTCAATCGCGGAGCAGAAGCGATGGCCCGGCTCGCCGACGGATCGTTCCTGGTCTTTGCGGAAGACGTGGTGGAGAGTGACGCCTCGCTGCATCCGGCGCTGTGGTTCCGCAGCGATCCCACCGAGCCTCCTCGGCGGGGCTTCGCTTTCCGATTCCGCGCGCCCCCCGGCTATCGGCCGGTGGCGGCGGCGGAATTGCCGAGCGGCGACATTCTGGTGCTCACGCGCGCGGTTTCGATCGCTCGGGGATTCACTGCAAAGCTGGTCGTGGTGCCCCGCGCGGCGATTCGTTCGGGCGCGACGGTGGGCGGGCGCACGCTCGCAACGTTCGCGCCGCCTGCCCTGCACGATAACTTCGAGGCACTCGCCGTCACGCGTGAAGGCGGCGCAACGATCCTGTGGATCGCGTCGGACGACAACGAGAGCCTGTTTCAGCAGACGCTGCTGCTGAAGTTCCGGCTCGACGCGAACGCCGCGCCGGAACGCTGA
- the lgt gene encoding prolipoprotein diacylglyceryl transferase: MGRANRPGKGPPSVLQTILAAASSHLVFTELGLNPNVFSIPLFGTTFALKWYSLAYIAGLAIGWWYLLKLIAQPGAPMAKRHADDLFVYAALGVILGGRIGYVLFYQPMMLLNPISVLKLWDGGMSFHGGVIGTSLGLIWMAHRHKLDWLRIHDYVACCAPIGLFLGRCANFVNGELWGKPTDVPWAVVFPHTVAFGPEPARHPSQLYEAGLEGLLLFALLAFLFWRTRARWKPGLLVGVFLLGYGLARFFVEFFREPDRQFEGTFLATTIHMGQLLTLPMIAGGIYLIVTAHKRSARAAPVPGSESVA; this comes from the coding sequence ATGGGACGCGCGAACCGCCCGGGAAAGGGTCCTCCAAGCGTGCTCCAGACCATCCTCGCTGCCGCCAGTTCGCATCTGGTTTTCACCGAACTGGGGCTGAATCCGAACGTGTTCTCGATCCCGTTGTTCGGGACGACCTTCGCGCTCAAATGGTATTCGCTCGCCTATATCGCCGGGCTGGCGATCGGCTGGTGGTATCTGCTGAAGCTGATTGCGCAGCCGGGCGCGCCGATGGCGAAGCGCCATGCCGACGATCTGTTCGTCTATGCTGCCCTCGGCGTCATTCTGGGCGGCCGGATCGGCTATGTCCTTTTCTATCAGCCGATGATGCTGCTCAATCCGATCTCGGTGCTGAAGCTGTGGGATGGCGGCATGTCGTTCCACGGCGGCGTGATCGGAACATCGCTCGGGCTGATCTGGATGGCGCATCGCCACAAGCTCGATTGGCTGCGCATCCACGACTATGTCGCCTGCTGCGCTCCGATCGGGCTGTTTCTCGGCCGCTGCGCGAACTTCGTGAACGGCGAGCTCTGGGGGAAGCCGACGGACGTTCCCTGGGCCGTGGTCTTCCCGCATACGGTCGCCTTCGGGCCCGAGCCGGCGCGTCACCCGAGCCAGCTCTATGAGGCTGGGCTCGAAGGGCTGCTGCTCTTCGCACTGCTCGCCTTCCTGTTCTGGCGGACGCGCGCCCGCTGGAAGCCGGGTCTGCTCGTCGGCGTCTTTCTGCTCGGCTATGGCCTGGCGCGCTTCTTCGTCGAATTCTTCCGCGAGCCGGATCGCCAGTTCGAAGGCACCTTCCTCGCGACCACCATCCACATGGGCCAGCTGCTCACGCTCCCGATGATCGCCGGCGGCATCTATCTGATCGTCACTGCACACAAGCGCAGCGCACGTGCCGCGCCGGTGCCGGGCAGCGAAAGCGTTGCCTGA